A part of Pseudoalteromonas arctica A 37-1-2 genomic DNA contains:
- a CDS encoding DUF2237 family protein produces the protein MANQFNVLGTRLKLCCGNGGYTREGFCYVPESDLGNHSVCAIMTDEFLKFSKSQGNDLISPNPLYDFEGLKAGDKWCLCALRWLHAISANVAPPVVLEATNKKSLEIVSLDVLKAHEYIAKV, from the coding sequence ATGGCGAATCAATTTAATGTACTTGGCACACGTTTAAAACTATGTTGCGGTAATGGTGGCTACACACGTGAAGGATTTTGTTATGTACCAGAATCAGATCTTGGCAATCACAGTGTGTGTGCAATTATGACTGACGAGTTTTTAAAATTTTCAAAATCACAAGGTAACGACTTAATAAGCCCAAACCCTCTTTACGATTTTGAAGGTTTAAAAGCCGGTGATAAATGGTGCTTGTGTGCGCTAAGATGGCTTCATGCTATTTCAGCAAACGTTGCGCCACCAGTGGTACTTGAAGCTACAAATAAAAAATCATTAGAAATAGTGTCGCTCGATGTTTTAAAAGCGCACGAATATATAGCCAAAGTTTAA
- the gss gene encoding bifunctional glutathionylspermidine amidase/synthase, producing the protein MKSSAPASDFGTLLGYAPGNVAVYSSDYDTADESIYPNRSAYRSYLDGIYMGYKWQCVEFARRWMYLNHSYIFDDIAMAYDIFELRSVRDVNSQNRLPLNAFKNGAKYHPQVGSLLIWEEGGEFEETGHVAVVVEVHEDKIRLAEQNVGHQIWPKDQSWCRELKAKVTKDGDYWIECSYSDATILGWMTQTDETEYAEPTSELNTDLFIIKAHKAVDTGQANKSWLNIANDDEAAYVEMMQGHKLTSVAEDQHNYFAISQTAQQSIEHATNELHGLFMHATDYVLQHPELLKKFNLPDVVINKIRQSWDNRLNQLITSRFDFALTAAGLKVYEYNCDSASCYMESGKVQGKWAKHFGVKTGVDAGQNLFKDLVKAWRKSEVKGLVHILQDDEPEEHYHALFMKEAIEAAGFECKLVIGLSTLRWNESGNIVDEDGAQLSYVWKTWSWETALDQIREECEADQSLGDNFEPQFKAGETPRLVDVLLRKNVMVFEPLWTLIPSNKAILPILWSLFPNHKYLLNTAFELNDELLQTGYVVKPIVGRCGANIQLVDEQQQVIEKTMGHFAEQDQIYQQLFALPKVDDYFVQICSFTAAGKYSGGGVRVDKSMIINGHSDCMALRIK; encoded by the coding sequence ATGAAATCTTCTGCTCCTGCTAGTGATTTTGGTACCTTATTAGGTTATGCACCTGGTAATGTTGCTGTTTACTCATCTGATTATGATACGGCTGACGAAAGTATTTATCCTAATCGTAGCGCCTATCGTAGTTACCTTGATGGCATTTACATGGGCTATAAATGGCAATGCGTTGAGTTTGCACGTCGATGGATGTATCTCAACCATAGCTATATTTTTGATGATATTGCTATGGCTTACGATATTTTTGAGCTGCGTTCTGTGCGCGATGTAAATAGCCAAAACAGATTGCCACTAAACGCGTTTAAAAATGGTGCTAAATATCATCCTCAAGTAGGTAGTTTACTTATTTGGGAGGAAGGCGGCGAGTTTGAAGAAACAGGCCATGTTGCTGTCGTTGTTGAAGTGCACGAAGATAAAATACGCCTTGCTGAGCAAAATGTAGGACATCAAATATGGCCAAAAGATCAAAGCTGGTGTCGTGAGCTAAAAGCAAAAGTAACCAAAGATGGCGACTATTGGATTGAGTGCTCTTACAGCGACGCCACTATTTTAGGCTGGATGACACAAACTGATGAAACAGAATATGCTGAGCCAACGTCTGAGCTAAACACTGATTTATTTATTATAAAAGCCCATAAAGCAGTAGATACAGGCCAAGCAAACAAGTCATGGTTAAATATTGCGAATGACGATGAAGCTGCCTACGTAGAAATGATGCAAGGCCATAAACTTACATCAGTAGCTGAGGATCAACATAATTACTTTGCGATATCTCAAACGGCGCAGCAAAGCATTGAGCATGCAACAAATGAGCTGCATGGCTTATTTATGCATGCAACCGACTATGTACTGCAGCACCCTGAGTTATTAAAAAAGTTTAATTTACCCGATGTTGTGATTAATAAAATTCGCCAATCGTGGGATAACCGCTTAAACCAATTAATTACCAGTCGGTTTGACTTTGCTTTAACAGCAGCAGGTTTAAAAGTTTACGAATACAATTGCGATTCGGCATCGTGTTACATGGAAAGCGGCAAAGTTCAGGGTAAATGGGCAAAACACTTTGGTGTTAAAACAGGTGTAGATGCAGGCCAAAATTTATTTAAAGATCTCGTAAAAGCATGGCGTAAAAGTGAAGTAAAAGGTCTTGTTCATATTCTTCAAGATGATGAACCAGAAGAGCATTACCACGCATTATTTATGAAAGAAGCCATTGAAGCCGCGGGCTTTGAGTGTAAGTTAGTAATTGGCTTAAGCACACTTCGCTGGAATGAATCAGGCAACATAGTAGATGAAGACGGCGCACAACTGAGTTACGTGTGGAAAACGTGGTCGTGGGAAACCGCACTTGATCAAATTCGTGAAGAATGCGAAGCCGACCAATCATTAGGTGATAACTTTGAACCACAATTCAAAGCTGGTGAAACGCCACGCTTAGTCGATGTATTACTGCGTAAAAACGTGATGGTGTTTGAACCGCTGTGGACATTAATTCCAAGTAACAAAGCTATTTTGCCAATACTGTGGAGCTTATTCCCTAATCATAAATATTTACTTAATACCGCGTTTGAGCTTAACGACGAGTTATTACAAACCGGTTATGTAGTTAAACCAATAGTAGGACGCTGTGGCGCTAATATTCAACTTGTTGATGAACAGCAGCAAGTTATTGAAAAAACAATGGGGCACTTTGCCGAGCAAGACCAAATATATCAACAGCTATTTGCACTGCCTAAAGTAGATGATTACTTTGTACAAATATGTAGTTTTACAGCCGCCGGTAAATACTCTGGTGGTGGCGTGCGTGTTGATAAAAGCATGATCATAAACGGCCATAGCGATTGTATGGCGTTGCGTATTAAATAA
- a CDS encoding mechanosensitive ion channel family protein, protein MEDIINNIDINQYLPAAITWATNILLAIAILLAGLWLAGKVRNLIIGLCHKYTHLDDTLFRFLGSMARYIILAFVIIAVLNRFGVQTASIIALLGAAGLAIGLALQGAMSNLAAGVMLLVFRPYKVNDFIEAAGRFGKVTEVDMFTTILQTFDNQQVIIPNSQIWGAQIINHSHHPIRGVDMHFGVAYGEDTTAVRKVIDAVLAAHPHILKDPAPFVEVETLNNSSVDFLVRPFCKGEHYFDILYTVPELIKKALDENNIEIPFPHRKVILVNESKD, encoded by the coding sequence ATGGAAGACATAATAAACAACATTGATATTAATCAATATTTACCCGCTGCAATTACGTGGGCAACCAACATATTACTAGCGATTGCAATTTTGCTTGCGGGCTTATGGTTAGCGGGCAAAGTACGCAATTTAATTATTGGCTTATGCCATAAATACACTCATCTTGATGACACGCTTTTTCGCTTTTTAGGCAGCATGGCTCGATACATCATATTAGCGTTCGTTATTATTGCTGTGTTAAATCGCTTTGGTGTACAAACAGCCTCTATTATTGCTTTGCTAGGTGCTGCGGGACTTGCTATAGGCTTGGCGTTACAAGGTGCAATGTCGAACCTTGCAGCAGGCGTTATGCTACTAGTTTTCAGACCTTATAAAGTGAATGACTTTATTGAGGCAGCAGGGCGTTTTGGTAAAGTAACAGAAGTAGATATGTTTACTACTATTTTACAAACGTTCGATAACCAACAGGTTATTATTCCAAATAGTCAAATTTGGGGCGCGCAAATTATAAACCATTCACATCATCCAATTCGTGGTGTGGATATGCATTTTGGTGTTGCTTACGGTGAAGATACAACGGCTGTACGTAAAGTTATAGATGCCGTACTTGCAGCGCACCCACACATACTAAAAGATCCAGCTCCTTTTGTTGAAGTAGAAACTCTTAACAACAGCTCAGTAGACTTTTTAGTAAGACCTTTTTGTAAGGGCGAGCATTACTTCGATATTCTTTATACGGTGCCAGAGTTAATTAAAAAAGCACTGGATGAAAACAACATCGAAATACCTTTCCCACATCGTAAAGTTATTTTAGTTAACGAAAGCAAAGATTAA
- a CDS encoding catalase, with protein MAESFKYAGNKGHGGELHQKASDEHPTMTTAQGCPVSDDQNSLRAGKRGPGLLEDHIMREKIFHFDHERIPERVVHARGYGAHGYFETYDTLEDLTCADIFQRKGEKTPVFTRFSTVAGNKGSPDLARDVRGFAVKFYTQEGNWDLVGNNIPVFFIQDAMKFPDLVHSAKAEPDRGFPQAQTAHDNFWDFVSLSPESMHMVMWAMSDRAIPRSLRFMEGFGVHTFKFINAKGEEKFVKFHWKPKGGMQSVVWNEALKLNGADPDFHRRDMWESIGNGDFPEWELGVQVFDQQFADEFEFDVFDATKLIPEEQVPVQIVGRMVLDRVVDNFFAETEQVAFCTQNIVPGLDFTPDPLLQGRNFSYLDTQTKRLGGPNFTHIPVNAPKCPMRHFQQDGHMAMQNPKGRVNYEPNSWSAGENNPRECPVHGFKSSSEQMSGDKLRYRSDTFSDHYSQARQFYLSQTEVEQAHIQSAYVFELSKVEHLPIRERLVSHLLNIDETLANKVAEGLGLQEMPDPAEAAMPTRKDLPVSDALSILKNAPNTFKGRKLGVLVSDGFNVDIFESVINALKSEGANFEIIAPQVGGAKCSKGKHFEADQVINGGPSVLYDAVFVLTTEEGAEKLAAIAEAKDFVSDAYAHMKYIGFTSEAKPLFKAAGLDEKADDGWIDLEAHSADKFINTLRNLRYWKR; from the coding sequence ATGGCTGAATCATTTAAATACGCAGGTAATAAAGGGCATGGCGGTGAATTGCATCAAAAAGCGTCGGATGAACACCCTACCATGACCACCGCGCAGGGCTGCCCTGTAAGTGACGATCAAAATTCATTACGTGCTGGAAAGCGTGGCCCAGGATTATTAGAAGATCACATAATGCGCGAGAAGATCTTTCACTTTGATCACGAACGCATTCCTGAGCGAGTAGTGCATGCACGAGGTTACGGGGCACATGGGTACTTTGAAACTTACGACACGCTTGAAGATTTAACCTGTGCAGATATTTTTCAGCGAAAAGGTGAAAAAACCCCAGTATTTACTCGTTTCTCTACAGTTGCAGGTAATAAAGGGTCTCCAGATTTAGCACGTGATGTACGTGGTTTTGCGGTAAAATTTTATACCCAAGAAGGAAACTGGGATTTAGTGGGAAACAATATACCGGTATTCTTTATTCAAGATGCGATGAAGTTTCCAGATTTAGTTCATTCAGCTAAAGCCGAGCCAGATCGTGGTTTTCCGCAAGCGCAAACAGCACATGATAACTTTTGGGATTTTGTGAGCTTATCGCCTGAGTCAATGCACATGGTTATGTGGGCAATGTCTGATAGAGCTATTCCGCGCTCTTTACGCTTTATGGAAGGTTTTGGCGTTCATACCTTTAAATTTATTAATGCCAAAGGTGAAGAGAAATTTGTTAAATTTCATTGGAAACCAAAAGGCGGCATGCAATCAGTTGTGTGGAACGAGGCGCTTAAATTAAACGGCGCGGACCCTGATTTTCATCGCAGAGATATGTGGGAATCTATTGGTAATGGCGACTTCCCTGAGTGGGAGCTAGGTGTACAGGTGTTTGATCAGCAATTTGCTGATGAATTTGAATTTGATGTTTTTGATGCCACTAAGCTTATACCTGAAGAGCAAGTACCAGTGCAAATTGTTGGCCGTATGGTGCTTGACCGTGTTGTAGACAACTTTTTTGCAGAAACAGAGCAAGTAGCATTTTGTACTCAAAACATTGTACCGGGGCTCGACTTTACACCCGACCCGCTACTGCAAGGTCGTAACTTTTCATACTTAGATACTCAAACTAAGCGTTTAGGTGGTCCTAACTTTACGCATATTCCGGTTAATGCGCCTAAGTGCCCAATGAGGCATTTTCAGCAAGATGGGCACATGGCGATGCAAAATCCTAAAGGACGTGTTAACTATGAGCCAAACTCATGGAGCGCAGGCGAAAATAATCCTCGTGAATGCCCTGTGCACGGGTTTAAAAGCTCATCAGAGCAAATGAGTGGGGATAAGCTACGTTATCGTTCAGACACATTCAGCGATCATTACAGTCAAGCTCGTCAGTTTTACTTAAGCCAAACAGAGGTAGAGCAGGCGCATATTCAATCTGCGTACGTGTTTGAGCTGTCTAAAGTTGAGCATCTGCCAATACGAGAACGTTTGGTATCGCACTTGTTAAATATTGACGAAACCCTCGCAAATAAAGTTGCCGAAGGACTTGGCTTGCAAGAAATGCCAGACCCAGCTGAAGCTGCTATGCCAACACGTAAAGACTTACCTGTATCTGATGCGTTAAGTATTTTGAAAAATGCGCCCAACACCTTCAAAGGCCGTAAATTAGGTGTTTTAGTAAGTGATGGCTTTAATGTAGACATTTTTGAATCGGTTATCAATGCACTTAAAAGTGAAGGTGCAAACTTTGAAATTATTGCCCCACAAGTTGGCGGTGCTAAATGTAGTAAGGGTAAGCACTTTGAAGCCGATCAGGTTATTAATGGTGGTCCGTCGGTTTTATACGATGCAGTATTTGTACTCACCACTGAAGAGGGAGCCGAAAAACTAGCAGCTATTGCAGAAGCTAAAGACTTTGTAAGTGATGCGTATGCACATATGAAATACATAGGTTTTACAAGTGAGGCTAAGCCTTTATTTAAAGCGGCTGGCCTTGATGAAAAAGCAGATGATGGTTGGATAGATTTAGAGGCACATTCAGCCGATAAATTTATAAATACATTGCGTAATTTAAGATATTGGAAACGCTAG
- a CDS encoding GFA family protein, which produces MKLNGACHCGKVVFTVNSKHPYPYNLCYCSICRKTAGSGGFVINLNAQFSTLEVTGREHITIYHAKIGDKISPAERHFCKHCSANLWLYDARWPEQVHPFAGAIDSELPIPPERTHLMLGSKANWVNAPINEGDKQFEEYPDESIAAWHKRLNLEK; this is translated from the coding sequence ATGAAGCTTAATGGGGCTTGTCACTGTGGCAAAGTGGTATTTACGGTCAACTCAAAACACCCTTATCCTTACAATTTATGTTACTGCTCTATATGCCGTAAAACCGCAGGGAGCGGCGGGTTTGTTATTAATTTAAACGCGCAATTCAGCACGCTTGAGGTTACAGGGCGTGAACACATAACTATTTATCATGCAAAAATAGGCGATAAAATCAGCCCTGCAGAGCGTCATTTTTGTAAGCATTGTAGTGCTAACTTGTGGTTATACGATGCACGTTGGCCTGAGCAAGTTCACCCCTTTGCTGGTGCAATAGATAGTGAGTTACCCATACCGCCAGAGCGCACTCATTTAATGCTTGGTAGTAAAGCAAATTGGGTAAATGCGCCCATTAATGAAGGTGACAAGCAATTTGAAGAATACCCTGATGAAAGTATTGCTGCTTGGCATAAGCGTTTAAACCTCGAAAAGTAA
- a CDS encoding VOC family protein produces the protein MAVSAIPKGFHSVTPYLIMNDAQKAIDFYCDAFSAEHVMQMPLPDGGIAHAEIIIGDSHIMLSDNGSEEHLKSPKELGGTALSLMLYVEDVDTVFKKAIELGATEIRPVHDQFYGDRTGTLQDPFGHIWIIGTHKEDVSDEELNNRIGNITNQEQDA, from the coding sequence ATGGCAGTCTCAGCAATACCAAAAGGGTTTCATTCAGTTACACCTTATTTAATTATGAATGACGCACAAAAAGCGATAGATTTTTATTGTGATGCATTTAGTGCTGAACACGTAATGCAAATGCCTTTACCTGATGGTGGAATAGCCCATGCAGAAATAATAATTGGTGATTCGCATATTATGCTTTCAGATAATGGTTCTGAAGAGCATTTAAAAAGCCCAAAAGAGCTCGGTGGTACAGCGCTAAGCCTTATGCTTTATGTTGAAGATGTTGATACCGTATTTAAAAAAGCAATTGAGCTTGGTGCAACAGAAATAAGACCCGTACATGACCAGTTTTATGGTGATAGGACCGGTACGCTACAAGACCCATTTGGTCATATATGGATCATTGGTACACACAAAGAAGATGTTAGTGACGAAGAGTTAAATAATCGAATCGGGAATATAACAAATCAAGAGCAAGACGCATAA
- a CDS encoding sensor histidine kinase, producing the protein MKARWLFSSSLERSLVSFAVLSGCLSAIGCYFISQYFTLSTATSVAIAVLFLVIYFKLFMSTYNKVISSFNRNHAHLDAILNEDYNQLVKPSYQGGSINRLQQSLITLSEELFKKKSRYDQHVFLVYQLIEHFNVPIMVLDQSNKLSYANNAYSEFKNTPWQTMRYSSAETLGLIKHDAHWQLSDAITAQQWQIRHSEFIEQGSCHQLIVMINITSALRENQLQAWQQIIRVLGHEIRNSLTPVIGMAENLAVKLTEPRQAQALNVISERCNHLNEFVTRYGDINKALSLNIVTIDSKVFFNQVCAIYPDVEFARSINCSTFNADRTFLNQVIINLIKNAIEASSSPVKIALKISTQNSVNCITISDHGHGLANPDNIFVPFYTTKQQGQGIGLSFCRNVIEQHNGSLSLVNKSNDLGAVATILLPV; encoded by the coding sequence AGCCAATACTTTACCTTGTCGACCGCAACTTCAGTCGCAATTGCAGTGCTATTTTTAGTTATTTATTTTAAGTTATTTATGAGTACTTATAACAAAGTTATAAGTAGCTTTAATCGTAACCATGCTCACCTAGATGCTATTTTGAATGAGGACTACAACCAACTCGTTAAACCGAGCTACCAAGGCGGAAGCATCAACCGATTGCAGCAAAGCTTAATTACTTTAAGTGAAGAGTTATTTAAAAAGAAATCACGTTATGATCAGCATGTATTTTTGGTATATCAGCTAATTGAGCACTTTAATGTACCAATAATGGTGCTCGATCAAAGCAATAAGCTGAGCTATGCCAACAACGCATATAGCGAATTTAAAAATACACCATGGCAAACTATGCGCTACTCAAGCGCAGAGACATTAGGGCTTATAAAGCATGATGCTCATTGGCAACTTAGCGATGCGATTACTGCGCAACAATGGCAAATACGCCACAGTGAATTTATAGAGCAAGGCAGTTGCCATCAACTTATTGTAATGATTAATATCACCTCTGCTCTTCGCGAAAACCAACTACAAGCATGGCAGCAAATAATTCGCGTACTCGGCCACGAAATTCGTAATTCGCTTACTCCGGTGATTGGTATGGCCGAAAACCTCGCGGTAAAGCTTACCGAGCCACGTCAGGCACAAGCGTTAAACGTAATAAGTGAGCGTTGTAATCACCTAAATGAGTTTGTAACCCGCTACGGTGATATAAATAAAGCCCTTTCACTCAACATTGTTACTATAGATAGTAAGGTTTTTTTTAATCAAGTGTGCGCTATTTACCCTGATGTTGAGTTTGCTCGTAGCATTAACTGCTCAACTTTTAATGCCGATCGTACATTTTTAAATCAAGTAATTATTAACCTGATAAAAAACGCCATAGAAGCCAGCTCCAGCCCGGTTAAAATAGCATTGAAAATCAGCACTCAAAACTCGGTGAACTGCATTACCATCTCTGACCACGGACATGGCCTTGCAAACCCAGATAATATATTTGTGCCGTTTTACACTACTAAACAACAAGGCCAGGGCATTGGTCTCAGTTTTTGCCGTAACGTGATTGAACAACATAACGGCAGTTTAAGTTTAGTAAACAAAAGTAATGACTTAGGTGCTGTAGCAACTATTTTGTTACCGGTATAA